CAGATATTCAACCGTTACCTGCTTCTATTgcaaaagaatttgaaaatattttctaCTATCAATGTGATGTATCAAGTTTAGATGATATCAAAGGATTAAAGAGAGCTATTAAGAAAGATCACGGAAATGTTAATATCCTTATAAATAACGCGGGAGTAGCTCATATCAAAAAGCTGGAAAATATGACAAATAGTGAGGTGAAAGAATTAATTGACATAAACTTAATTGGTGCTTATAGAATCATAAACACATTTGCAGCAGATATGATAGTCAATGGAGAAGGCTTTATAATCGATATTGCCTCAGTACTCGGGGAACTAACGCCTGCAAGGCTGACTTCGTATGGCGCATCAAAAGGCGCCATGATTGGTCTCCACAAGAGTATGTGCAAgcatttcaaaaatttgcgTACAGGGTATAATAAACCTGGTATAAAAACATTACTAGTGTGCCCTGGAAAAATTCGAACAACTATGTTCGTAGACGTCCCTACACCATCCAAATTTTTAGCTCCTGATATTGTACCTTCACAACTCGCGCTTGCAATAATTTCTGCTATGGAACATAATCATCTGGAAACACTGAACTCCCCCTATTATGTAAATATGGttccctttttcaaatctttgagTTGGCCATACAGACACCTCCTAAAACATTTTAGCGGGATGAATCACGTAACATCTATACAGCCAACGACTAGTGcatgatgtttttttgtctATTTAACACATTTGACGTTATTTTGATCTTTATGTTGTTTTTACAAATATATCACGTATACTTACTATATACGCTATAGGGAAATGCTCATAATGCTATGCAAGATCTTGATGTTTCTTGACTTCTCTCCAAatctccaaatttttccGAGCgtaatttttcatgtaCCTGGCATAATGTTTTAGGATCTCTGACAAATCAACCTCTCtttcctttgaaaatttgggTAACTGGTCATCCTTGATGACTTTTGAAATAACCTTCAAATCGTTTTCGGTAACTTCCAAGGACTCGGAAAGTTGttcgatttcttttctcagATTAACGCTTGCTGTGTGGGGATCtgtttcttgatatttcaCGGAATCTTTAACCATAGATGCCAATTTGTTGAATCCATTGAACAGTTTCCCACCGTATGACTTCCCGCCATTCCCGCTGTTGTTTGGACGTTCCAGATTAATAGTGTGACTTTTAGACATTTCATTATCTATTATTTTATCAACGTCCTTGTATTCATTGCTTTGCgcttccaatttttccatttgcgattttttggaattcaAGGACCTTCTAATCATTTCATTTTGGAGgtgtttcaattttctgtATTTAATGAGTTCTCTTGCGGATGTCGCCATATGAACTGACTCATTTAAAGGCTCATTTATGTTGTAGTATAATCTTCCAACTAGTTTCTCCAGGGCCATTGAGGACTCTGAAAAGGCGTTGCTCAAGTAAGAAAGTTGTTCCACTACTTCTCCGACTTGAGTCTGTTCATGAGCAAATTGCGCAAATACTTCACCAATTTCATTATAGTCTGTCTTTAGGTCATGATATGTCTTTGTAGTCCGTCTATTATACTTATAAATCCCATTATCTAACAGGTTTTCGTACTGCTTATAATCCTGTTCGATACTAGTAAACGACTTACTTCTTTCCttgtcaatttttttgtcgCCCGTTTCCTTATTTAACAATAGCTGTGATGAGGAGCCTGGTATTGGTAAAGTGGCATGAATTCTGGTAGTATTAGTGGGATCTACTGGATTGCATTGCAGGATGCTTTTCGGCAAAGATGAGAAAGTAGCCGAGCTATTAACAAATTCATGCCAATTATGGTTATTGGGATCCAAAAAATCAGTAATTATGGAGGTCTTCGCAATTTCCTCGTTGGTCAGAAGtttattcaagaattcaGTGAGCATTCTTATCCTATGTCgtattaatttttcatcgcTATTATTGACCGATGCATGTATCACGGATAAAGACAGATCTACCGAACCAGAGCCTTCAGAGGGCAACAGATATTTTGAGCTCGATCCGGTTATTGACTTGCcataattttttattgattGCTTTTCTGGTATCGGCGGTATTAACGTCATAGGGAATAATCTTATCAAGATACTTCTTAAACTCTCAAAATCGCTATACCGTCTCTGAACAAtgcaattttcaaattgaatGACATAGGCAATGTAGGCTCTACCTTGACCTTCCGATACTCTTTTCGCCTCAAGTATGTGTATTCTGGCAGACTTTTTTCTGTTCCttacaaaaaattcctCAGATGGAGGAGTTTCCTCGTTCATAGAATTAATACTTCCACTTAGACTGGTTCTACACGTTTCTGTATTCGATTCATGGTTCAAAGGCAGCAACCCCTCCGAATCATCTTCATAATCTTCATTCGGATTTCTTAATTTATGGCTTTTCATACCAGGTATCTCCAGTAgagttgatttttttagtcCTTCAGGCTGCTCCTCCATGAATGGGTTGTCATTCTCTAACAGAGCGGTATGTACTAACTCACTTTctattttattgttttcgcCGCCTCCAGACCCGCTCTTTTTtgatctctttttttttgccaatttAACGTCTTTCTTAGAAATTACTGGCCCTTCTGCATATTCTGTCGTTCCATGTGGTAGTTCAGCCTCTCCTGCGTTCTGAGCTTCCGTGTTCAATTTAGTATTTTCCCGGACATCATTTGAGTCTGACATTGTGTGCTGAAGCAAATAACCTCCTAGATAGTCTGTTTGATTGCACCACCAATACTTGAGCTAATCATCTCCTTACCTTGGAGATAGATGACTTGGTGTCAATCAATATATTATTGGCTTACTCAATAGCCATGTCTTAAAGGGGGCACAATTGGTGAGGCGTCGGGTAATGGCCTTTAGATCACGTGAACTAAAAATCAAGACTTTCGAAAAGTTTTACCATGGCGATGAGCAGGATTGAAAAGCATTGATTTAACAAGACAATCTTCGTCATACAGCCGACCAAACCTTAGCGTGTATCTGTCAATCAAAGTACTGTAACAATAGTTGAAGGGTCTTTAGGTTTTTCTTAATTGGTAATGGTTGAAGGGGCCCTCATTAGTAAATACCTATCAGAGGGAGATCAACTAAAACTTATATCGGATTTGATCAAAAATGACGATCTTGAACAGGTGCTGGAGTTGATTGAAACTGGGCCATTAGATATATCAACAGACAGTAATATTGAAACCTCaatctttgataaaataaCTGAGCAGGTTGTCGCATACGCTAGAATGGAGGATGATCCTAGGGaaatgcttttttcttcgagaaCTGGAATTAATGACACTCTACGAATTTCTGCACGCCTACTCTGTAATTTACCCAGTGTATGGGAAAGATTTCAGATATGGATGTGCTATCGATTGAGTGACATCATTAGCAAAAATTGCAAACatctttttgatgatgaatttggAAAGATGACTGTACGACCGTTCTTCGATTTTTTGGCTCAGGAACAAAAAGTCGGTGCTGAACATgagaaattgaatttgaacGTTCTTAGTCTATTCGATTTCTTGGAAGCTGTGTATCTCTTtgacgaaaatgaaaacagCGTATCAACGAAGAGCTTAGACTTTATCGTAGTCCCATTATTAGGCTGCAACTCAGAAGATATTGCCGAATGCTGCTCTAGGTTAATGAGATGGCATATTAAAACCTTAGCAGAAGGTTGTAATATTGATGGAAAGTTTGATAAGCTTATCTGGAATTTCATCAAGCAATTATACACAGAAGGCTCCCAGCAGCCCTggaagcaaaaaaacagtttgtcttttcttctgAGATTCCTCTTGACATCGAACTTATCACCTGAACTTACCAGCTACATTAAGACTGACATGTATTGGGAACATATTCAAAGGGAACTGGATCACGAAGTGCATGAACACAGAAAATTGGCCGTCTCAATCCTCAAATTAACAATTCAGAAATTATCAGCAAATGCTGTGGGGTTTGAAAcaactttttttacttgGAATAGCATTCCAAGCATCGAAATGCTCAATGGTTGGAAGAAGTTTACCACTTTGTATGAAATGATTGCGCTAGACACATCATTGAATCAGATTGAAGCGGCTAAACAAGACAtcatgaaaatttttgataatgtGCATTTGCACCATAGTTGGGGACTTATTTTACTTTCCACAGGACTGAAGTCATCAATGGAGAGTGTCAGGAAATATATGATGACGCTGATGTTTTTAATCACAGACTTTTCTGTGTTCTCTTCAAACATATCCCTATTAACAAAAACGCTTCTGCCAGCTGCAATGTCAGCTCATTATTTCGAGGTCAAAGGCGATAATTGTCCTCATGGTGAAAAACTCTCGTTATTTGTCAAAGGCTTATTTACTCAAACAACTGTTGACTTATCCGATTTATTGTCCAGAATTTTAAAATTATTAATCGAAAAGGGAACTTCTTTTGATCCATCTAGAATATATGTGGCTTATGGCATTCTGGAATTCCTCCAAAAAAGCAAGGTGAAATCAATTAACTCTAATCATTTGGGTCTAATCAGGAAGTTGTATGAATTCGTAGCCGAAGAGGAAGTTCTTGAAACTACAATTCAAACAATTTACTTAAAGTTCTCACTATATATTGACCCATTTGTTTCCGCATCCGAATTATTGTTTACATTAGTTTCACATATTAGGCTCAAGAGAGGAACGTACAAATATATTGAGcctctttttgaaaattacAGAGAGCTTGCTGTTTCTCACTTTGACGATTTGCAAGCTAAGGAAAATTTAATGCTGAATGTTGGAAAGGATACTATTTTCGATCTCTTAGCCTTTATTATCTTCGATTTTAAGGCTATCGAGGTTACCCCTGAGTTTTTAATAGAAATTGCAAAATCGAAACAAGACATTCCTGATTTTACGTCAAACGCCGTAGCTTTTTTAACTGAACTGCTTTCTGGTAAGCCTTCGAACGAATATACTTATCAAAATGCAACAGCTCTATTGAGCTACTCGAGTTTCACAATATCTACATGGAAATCTATAAATGTGGAAAATCTGTTTGAATCAGTTGAGGAAGATTTCTCTATTGACAAGTTCAAGTTTTTTGTTGAAGTTTACAAGAAGACTTATGAATGTAGGTTTGATACACTAAAACTCACCTTTGAGGGTCTTCTGAACATATACCAAATACTCAAGTCATTTGTAAATCAGACTCCAAGAGAGAGCTTCAAAGTAAAGGATAGTGCATATTCCGCGTATTTTGATTTACTAAGtacctttttgaaaacatgCGCATTAAATCGCGATAACTCTAATAAGGATGACGATGAACTCCACAAATTGTTAAATTTGATTGACGCCAACATCAACCAAGATAATGGAAATTATTTAGGCAATCTAGCCGTTTGTAACTTAATGCATTTCATGTTGGATTCCTACTTTTATTGTTCTACCTCTGTGTCCGctgatgatattttcatagtagaattcatttttatgAGATTTTCGTATATATGGGAAAGTATCAATAGTGAAAGATTGgtcttgaaggaaaaagaactGCATCTAATCCTAATAAGGGGATTATTCCATCCTGTTATCCTGTACTTTGGAACAAaacaatatataaataatcTGACCTCGGAGTTGGAGGAACATGCACAAACGATCATATCATTGAGTTATTCCAGAAGAAGTCTGCTACCTCTTCTTGGATCACAACTCAGAACTTTCATTGAGTTTCATGGGGGATCTTTGGGCGAAAGTGACGACTGTTGGTGGTTGATTAATATTTTGGCAAGCGTTTTCAAACAGCCACAAATGAATGCTAACCTTTTTAAGCTAAAGCCTGTTATTTCCCACTTATACGATCACAAACTGAACAGCTATTATATCAAGGGTGACGAGTTGTATGGAAAGGTGTATGGGCCAGACGAGATAGTAGCCAGAGTCTCTATCATTGATTCCATTTTAAATGCAAACAATCATTTCAAGGTTCAATTTATCGAGAAAGTCACTGAAAAAACTAATGCACTGTATCCTATAAAGAGAACAGACGGCGCTGAAGCGTTACAGCGTTTATTGCAGTGGcaattattgttattatcattgcAAACTATCAGCGAACTagaattgaatgaatttaGCACGATCAGAATTCTGAAAAGTATTGAGGATGAAAGTTCTCCATTGGTAAGATTGTACAAAGAATGgtttatttctttgaagcTAGTCGATTGCTACAAGACTGGTAATTCCAAATTTGCCGAAAATTATCTCTTTTCGCTCTTAGAGGATCATAGTAAACCGGTATTTGTCGTTAGTGCGGAAAAGATATGTTATATAGTGCTAAAAGGATTGATGAATGATAACGGGGAGTTTGGATTTATTCAGCTTTTGAACAAGTTTATTTGCATATTAGTTCCTAATGCGGCTTCAAACAAGCCTCTTGTGAGACACTTTTCTAACTCTTTGATAATTTCGTTATGGCCAACATTTGAAATCTATCTTTCAGATCACACGTTAAGAAATGTTATTGAAAATCTGTACATCAACGCCAAAAAGACTCAAATATTTGGCCAATATCGCGCTGGTGATGCCAACATCTGGGATTTGAAAGAGGATAGCAAACTAACGAACATGTTTGGCGGTGTGCTCAGAAAAGTTACCGATCATGATTGTCCGTACATTTCCAAATCAACTTTTGAGAAATATTCACAAGTCAAGGATATTTTACCTATTGGTACCGATGAAAGATCACTCTGGCTtgataaaagagaaatcaaCATGGATGGTGACAGCAACGGGGACACTACATGCGGTGCTTCTCCATTGCAAACAAAAAGTGGCGCTTGGGAAACAGTTCTTGATTTGGATAACAAGAAATGCAATGATGTCGTGACGCGTTCCGAATTGATTgttgtttcttcattagTGGACAAGCCACCAAATCTAGGCGGTATCTGTAGATTATGTGATGTTTTAGGGGTTGGACTGTTAACCGTGCAGGATATCAAAGTTAAAAACCACCCTCAATTTAAAAATGTTGCAGTGACTGCCGATAGATGGATGCCCATTCAGGAGGTTGCCTTGGATAATATTGCAAGCTTCATGAaggagagaaaaaaagaagggtATACATTAATTGGTTTGGAGCAAACAGATAAATCGGTGAAACTCGATAACCGTTTCCAATTCCCGAAGCGATCATTAATCTTGCTGGGTACGGAAGCGTTTGGTATCCCAGGTCCTTTACTGAGTGTATTGGATTTGTGTTTAGAGATTCAACAGTTTGGCGTGGTCAGATCAATGAATATACAAACCGCCACTGCGGTTATTGTTCATTCCTACACAGTGCAACATATGTAGTCATGTAATCTCGATGTTCTGCACTTTCATCAACGAAAAGTTGTTAATATGTAATTTGGTTTGTTTTTCTATTTACTCgtgattattttttataaattCTCCAATGATCGTACTACATCAGAGGCGTATTTCTCTACCATCGCAAGACCTTGTTTCAGCAATTGAGGCTTGAAGCCTTTAACGTTAGAATCATTCAATGCTACAGATCTAATGGGCGATGTAATCTTACCGTTAGACCAGGTAATGATAAGGCCATTGTTGGCCACTCCGCTTTCGTTAGCAGCAGGGTCCAACAAAATGTTGTTGCCCACAATGGCCAATATAAACACCAGAGGAGGGTTGATCTCGAGCTTGACCATGTCATAATCATGGAATGTGGGCAGCTCTTCTACTTCCAAATCGTCAAAGGCGGAAATAAGCTTAGGCAGATATGTGGAGTTCAGCGCGGAGTAAATGGCAAAGGATATTAGAGAAACAGGGTGCGAATACGACGAAATGACCAAGACATCGACgaatattttgaagctGTATTTCCTTGTCAATTGCAACTTAGACGAGTCTATTCCGCCGCCAGACTTCAACACCTTATTCAGCAAAGAAGTGATCGTCTCCACTATCAGGGCATCATCTCTTTGGCCTGCAATATCCACATCGACCTGAAGCAATTCGTTCTCCACTGAATGATCCACGACTTTGGACTTGATGCTCACAATACATTCGCTACCGTCACTGGCTATAATCCTGGAGGATCCGTTAGAACTTGGAAGAAAATCTGTAAAAATCTCTATAGGTCTGAACTGATGAGGAAGCCTTCCATCGGTTCTAACTGAAGGAGTGCTTGCTAATGAATCGTAAAGATACGATTTCTCTGCGACTGAAAGAGACATGATTACTTCAAACGGAATGTGAAACCGCTGTGGTGCTAGTCAAATTGCGATATATGTATGGCCAACGTAATTAGTACTATTGCTATATTGCTCACTATACAAACCGtgcgtttctttttttgattgaaaaagaaaaaatttcattgcTTAGGGTTAAAAAACATCTGACTAGGGCACAAAACCGAAGCACCCCTAGGTCTTTCGGAGATAAGTATTAACAGcgagattttttttttttattttattgcTTTGGGGAATCTAGGAAGAATAGATAgatttattgaattatttatatgtGAAACTAAGAGAAAGAGAGGAGGCAACATTGCTCGTATGGTGTGCAATGATATGCGTCTTCTTTCTCAGATGAATATGCTGTTTGGAGTTACCACGTCCACGTTTGTATTATCCATATCGACGTCAGAACCCTTCTTAGTGCTGTCCTTTGCCTCTGCCTCGTGTTTGCTCTTGGCATGGCCAGTCTTTCTGTACACTGTTTCTTGCTCCAACGCGTCCACTCTCTCGTTATAGTTGTTAAGCACAATTTCGTTCTCTCTGACGGAGTCCTTGTACAGCGCCAAGTCACCTGAATCAATGTTCTCCAAGTCGTCGCTGTCGTCGCCCTCCAGGCGATCTTCGTCACCCTCCAACTTGGAAATATACTTACCCAAGCGGGCGTTAGACCTCTGCAAATGATTGATACTGTTCTCGATTTCCGTCTTAATCTGTCCCAATTCCATGTCGGACATACCGCTAATCGCCGTCTTGAACTCTTCAATTTGAATTGGTCTTCTGATACCGCCTGCTGAGCACATTATGTTGTTTCTAATATTATTTATGATTCTAGCGTTGCTTTATGTTATGAAAAAGCCTTACTTCTCTCTTTGTCAAGAGAACCAAACAACTCTGTATTGTTTTCTTAGTAAAAAGTGTCTTATTTATATGCCAAAGGGGCACTCGCCGTCGGTTTTAGGGGAGGAGCTTGAA
This is a stretch of genomic DNA from Saccharomyces kudriavzevii IFO 1802 strain IFO1802 genome assembly, chromosome: 4. It encodes these proteins:
- the RRP42 gene encoding exosome non-catalytic core subunit RRP42 (similar to Saccharomyces cerevisiae RRP42 (YDL111C); ancestral locus Anc_2.326); this translates as MSLSVAEKSYLYDSLASTPSVRTDGRLPHQFRPIEIFTDFLPSSNGSSRIIASDGSECIVSIKSKVVDHSVENELLQVDVDIAGQRDDALIVETITSLLNKVLKSGGGIDSSKLQLTRKYSFKIFVDVLVISSYSHPVSLISFAIYSALNSTYLPKLISAFDDLEVEELPTFHDYDMVKLEINPPLVFILAIVGNNILLDPAANESGVANNGLIITWSNGKITSPIRSVALNDSNVKGFKPQLLKQGLAMVEKYASDVVRSLENL
- the ATG20 gene encoding Atg20p (similar to Saccharomyces cerevisiae ATG20 (YDL113C); ancestral locus Anc_2.324), whose translation is MSDSNDVRENTKLNTEAQNAGEAELPHGTTEYAEGPVISKKDVKLAKKKRSKKSGSGGGENNKIESELVHTALLENDNPFMEEQPEGLKKSTLLEIPGMKSHKLRNPNEDYEDDSEGLLPLNHESNTETCRTSLSGSINSMNEETPPSEEFFVRNRKKSARIHILEAKRVSEGQGRAYIAYVIQFENCIVQRRYSDFESLRSILIRLFPMTLIPPIPEKQSIKNYGKSITGSSSKYLLPSEGSGSVDLSLSVIHASVNNSDEKLIRHRIRMLTEFLNKLLTNEEIAKTSIITDFLDPNNHNWHEFVNSSATFSSLPKSILQCNPVDPTNTTRIHATLPIPGSSSQLLLNKETGDKKIDKERSKSFTSIEQDYKQYENLLDNGIYKYNRRTTKTYHDLKTDYNEIGEVFAQFAHEQTQVGEVVEQLSYLSNAFSESSMALEKLVGRLYYNINEPLNESVHMATSARELIKYRKLKHLQNEMIRRSLNSKKSQMEKLEAQSNEYKDVDKIIDNEMSKSHTINLERPNNSGNGGKSYGGKLFNGFNKLASMVKDSVKYQETDPHTASVNLRKEIEQLSESLEVTENDLKVISKVIKDDQLPKFSKEREVDLSEILKHYARYMKNYARKNLEIWREVKKHQDLA
- the SKDI04G1320 gene encoding short-chain dehydrogenase/reductase (similar to Saccharomyces cerevisiae YDL114W; ancestral locus Anc_2.323) — encoded protein: MICKNEIHKPSGTTKCFKDFPTVILSLPSYNHSILSIRATVLVTGGSSGLGLELAKELAKKAGKVIVADIQPLPASIAKEFENIFYYQCDVSSLDDIKGLKRAIKKDHGNVNILINNAGVAHIKKLENMTNSEVKELIDINLIGAYRIINTFAADMIVNGEGFIIDIASVLGELTPARLTSYGASKGAMIGLHKSMCKHFKNLRTGYNKPGIKTLLVCPGKIRTTMFVDVPTPSKFLAPDIVPSQLALAIISAMEHNHLETLNSPYYVNMVPFFKSLSWPYRHLLKHFSGMNHVTSIQPTTSA
- the TMA17 gene encoding Tma17p (similar to Saccharomyces cerevisiae TMA17 (YDL110C); ancestral locus Anc_2.328), with amino-acid sequence MCSAGGIRRPIQIEEFKTAISGMSDMELGQIKTEIENSINHLQRSNARLGKYISKLEGDEDRLEGDDSDDLENIDSGDLALYKDSVRENEIVLNNYNERVDALEQETVYRKTGHAKSKHEAEAKDSTKKGSDVDMDNTNVDVVTPNSIFI
- the TRM3 gene encoding tRNA (guanosine(18)-2'-O)-methyltransferase (similar to Saccharomyces cerevisiae TRM3 (YDL112W); ancestral locus Anc_2.325), whose translation is MVEGALISKYLSEGDQLKLISDLIKNDDLEQVLELIETGPLDISTDSNIETSIFDKITEQVVAYARMEDDPREMLFSSRTGINDTLRISARLLCNLPSVWERFQIWMCYRLSDIISKNCKHLFDDEFGKMTVRPFFDFLAQEQKVGAEHEKLNLNVLSLFDFLEAVYLFDENENSVSTKSLDFIVVPLLGCNSEDIAECCSRLMRWHIKTLAEGCNIDGKFDKLIWNFIKQLYTEGSQQPWKQKNSLSFLLRFLLTSNLSPELTSYIKTDMYWEHIQRELDHEVHEHRKLAVSILKLTIQKLSANAVGFETTFFTWNSIPSIEMLNGWKKFTTLYEMIALDTSLNQIEAAKQDIMKIFDNVHLHHSWGLILLSTGLKSSMESVRKYMMTLMFLITDFSVFSSNISLLTKTLLPAAMSAHYFEVKGDNCPHGEKLSLFVKGLFTQTTVDLSDLLSRILKLLIEKGTSFDPSRIYVAYGILEFLQKSKVKSINSNHLGLIRKLYEFVAEEEVLETTIQTIYLKFSLYIDPFVSASELLFTLVSHIRLKRGTYKYIEPLFENYRELAVSHFDDLQAKENLMLNVGKDTIFDLLAFIIFDFKAIEVTPEFLIEIAKSKQDIPDFTSNAVAFLTELLSGKPSNEYTYQNATALLSYSSFTISTWKSINVENLFESVEEDFSIDKFKFFVEVYKKTYECRFDTLKLTFEGLLNIYQILKSFVNQTPRESFKVKDSAYSAYFDLLSTFLKTCALNRDNSNKDDDELHKLLNLIDANINQDNGNYLGNLAVCNLMHFMLDSYFYCSTSVSADDIFIVEFIFMRFSYIWESINSERLVLKEKELHLILIRGLFHPVILYFGTKQYINNLTSELEEHAQTIISLSYSRRSLLPLLGSQLRTFIEFHGGSLGESDDCWWLINILASVFKQPQMNANLFKLKPVISHLYDHKLNSYYIKGDELYGKVYGPDEIVARVSIIDSILNANNHFKVQFIEKVTEKTNALYPIKRTDGAEALQRLLQWQLLLLSLQTISELELNEFSTIRILKSIEDESSPLVRLYKEWFISLKLVDCYKTGNSKFAENYLFSLLEDHSKPVFVVSAEKICYIVLKGLMNDNGEFGFIQLLNKFICILVPNAASNKPLVRHFSNSLIISLWPTFEIYLSDHTLRNVIENLYINAKKTQIFGQYRAGDANIWDLKEDSKLTNMFGGVLRKVTDHDCPYISKSTFEKYSQVKDILPIGTDERSLWLDKREINMDGDSNGDTTCGASPLQTKSGAWETVLDLDNKKCNDVVTRSELIVVSSLVDKPPNLGGICRLCDVLGVGLLTVQDIKVKNHPQFKNVAVTADRWMPIQEVALDNIASFMKERKKEGYTLIGLEQTDKSVKLDNRFQFPKRSLILLGTEAFGIPGPLLSVLDLCLEIQQFGVVRSMNIQTATAVIVHSYTVQHM